Proteins encoded in a region of the Aliivibrio fischeri ATCC 7744 = JCM 18803 = DSM 507 genome:
- a CDS encoding methyl-accepting chemotaxis protein codes for MKFRHKIILAFSIIMTVTLALLSTVQYLNMKKEVEHEVQSSIHEIVDGVRTTVNSELAGKTLLAEYVTEIAQRDLNSKTLETILSQPQVKKAFVLAGIGFEDGHDFVSNDPTWDPQGYDARTRGWYISAKQKNGTIITEPYEDALTGEILISIATAVKSDNQFIGSIFFDLSLGSLAELVNQVELFDAGYLFIVDKAGTVIAHPDSQYNGQSMASFLPNIQLNSNLQTIEINGATHDVSFTSIDGYPWSIGVVLDEGKVFKQINELKNDSLIYSVVAIIVSIVLMLMFITRLIRPVQTLNSAIQNVASGEADLTQRLDTKIDPEFAPLAKGFNQFIINLQTQVTETKALSHQLNQGAQKILVGANDSETAMNTQMMELEQLATAMNEMAATSVDVAGNVQSAAEYAKKADSATEHGMTVVNQTSEEITDLSTNINQAVEEVGKLEKATDSIGTILRVINDIAEQTNLLALNAAIESARAGEAGRGFAVVADEVRTLAKRTQESTTEIATMIEQLQSGAASVSSSMLSSQQRADSTVDKAKQTAEALTQIRETIQQINDMNIHIASAAEEQSHVAEEINGKTVNIKDLSVLVHEAAQGAAVSINEQVSVVESQERIMNKFTV; via the coding sequence ATGAAGTTTCGACACAAAATTATTTTAGCTTTTTCAATTATTATGACAGTGACTTTGGCTCTATTAAGTACTGTTCAATACCTTAATATGAAAAAAGAAGTAGAGCATGAAGTTCAATCAAGTATTCATGAGATTGTTGATGGTGTACGCACAACGGTGAATTCAGAACTAGCGGGAAAAACGTTATTAGCCGAATACGTAACAGAAATTGCTCAAAGAGATTTGAACTCAAAAACGCTTGAGACAATCTTAAGCCAACCTCAAGTAAAAAAAGCGTTTGTACTTGCAGGCATCGGTTTTGAAGATGGACATGATTTTGTTAGTAATGATCCAACGTGGGATCCTCAAGGATATGATGCAAGAACTCGTGGTTGGTATATATCCGCAAAACAAAAAAATGGCACAATAATTACTGAACCTTACGAAGATGCCCTTACTGGAGAAATTCTGATTTCAATTGCAACGGCAGTAAAGTCAGATAATCAGTTTATTGGATCTATTTTTTTCGATTTGAGCTTAGGAAGTTTAGCTGAGTTAGTGAATCAAGTTGAACTATTTGATGCTGGATACTTATTTATTGTTGATAAGGCAGGAACCGTTATCGCTCATCCTGATAGCCAATACAATGGTCAATCTATGGCGTCATTCCTACCAAATATTCAATTAAACTCAAACTTACAAACAATAGAGATCAACGGGGCGACACACGATGTCTCATTTACCTCTATTGATGGCTATCCTTGGTCAATTGGTGTTGTTCTTGATGAAGGTAAAGTGTTTAAACAAATCAATGAATTAAAAAATGATTCATTAATATATTCAGTTGTTGCGATTATTGTTTCAATTGTTTTGATGCTGATGTTTATTACTCGTCTTATCCGTCCTGTTCAAACATTAAATTCTGCAATTCAGAACGTAGCATCAGGAGAAGCGGATTTAACACAGCGACTTGATACCAAAATTGATCCTGAATTCGCACCTCTAGCGAAAGGCTTTAATCAGTTTATTATTAATCTTCAAACTCAAGTAACAGAAACCAAAGCGTTAAGTCACCAATTAAATCAAGGGGCTCAGAAGATCTTAGTTGGTGCAAATGACTCCGAAACTGCAATGAATACACAGATGATGGAGTTAGAGCAACTGGCAACGGCCATGAATGAGATGGCTGCTACGTCGGTTGATGTGGCAGGAAACGTACAAAGTGCCGCTGAATATGCCAAAAAAGCGGACAGTGCAACCGAGCACGGTATGACGGTTGTAAATCAAACATCAGAAGAAATTACTGATCTATCAACGAACATTAATCAAGCTGTAGAAGAAGTTGGAAAACTAGAAAAAGCGACGGACAGCATTGGTACAATTTTACGTGTTATTAATGATATTGCAGAGCAAACAAACTTACTTGCTCTTAATGCGGCAATAGAATCAGCAAGAGCAGGAGAGGCCGGCCGCGGGTTTGCTGTTGTTGCTGATGAAGTAAGAACCCTCGCTAAGCGTACGCAAGAATCGACAACAGAAATAGCAACAATGATTGAACAATTGCAATCGGGAGCGGCGAGTGTTTCTTCTTCAATGCTAAGCAGTCAACAAAGAGCGGACTCTACCGTTGATAAAGCCAAGCAAACCGCTGAAGCATTAACTCAGATAAGAGAAACAATTCAACAAATTAATGATATGAATATTCATATAGCTTCTGCTGCTGAAGAGCAAAGCCATGTTGCTGAAGAAATAAATGGAAAGACTGTGAATATTAAAGATTTATCAGTATTGGTTCATGAGGCGGCACAAGGTGCTGCGGTTTCTATTAATGAACAGGTGAGTGTGGTTGAAAGCCAAGAAAGGATAATGAATAAGTTTACAGTGTAA
- a CDS encoding membrane protein, with the protein MPALSVLLMDSFNYFKKHFIAFCMLVLPFALITNGIALSFNENDGPGKFLVYMLFILTIYPFYKGAILYYIAYSFDGRRVPFSQLYQIPAKTWFSFVLMNMILGLAILMGFMALILPGLYLMARFSFTEIYCVLYKENTNDAIKLGWHDTKDNYWVLFKGLVIIFGFTTGLMWALEYGLGLIGLQSPVLSFIFSISEVVLSMMNTIFIFRVFTVNTTKLEEIQAIE; encoded by the coding sequence ATGCCAGCCTTATCAGTTTTATTGATGGATAGTTTCAACTACTTCAAAAAGCATTTTATTGCCTTTTGTATGCTTGTTCTTCCATTCGCGCTTATCACTAATGGGATAGCGTTAAGCTTTAATGAGAACGATGGTCCAGGTAAGTTTTTAGTATATATGCTATTTATTTTGACTATCTATCCTTTTTATAAAGGAGCTATTCTCTATTACATCGCTTATTCATTTGATGGAAGAAGAGTTCCATTTAGTCAGTTGTATCAAATACCAGCCAAAACATGGTTTTCGTTTGTATTGATGAACATGATTTTGGGATTAGCGATATTAATGGGATTCATGGCGCTTATTTTGCCTGGTTTGTATTTAATGGCACGTTTCTCATTTACGGAGATCTATTGTGTTCTTTATAAAGAAAATACAAATGATGCGATTAAATTGGGTTGGCATGATACAAAAGACAATTACTGGGTGTTATTTAAAGGCTTAGTTATTATTTTTGGTTTTACTACTGGTTTGATGTGGGCACTAGAATATGGACTTGGTTTAATTGGCCTACAATCGCCAGTATTGTCTTTCATTTTTTCTATTTCTGAAGTGGTTTTATCAATGATGAACACGATTTTTATCTTTAGAGTGTTTACAGTAAATACGACTAAACTAGAAGAAATCCAAGCTATTGAATAA